A single genomic interval of Eurosta solidaginis isolate ZX-2024a chromosome 3, ASM4086904v1, whole genome shotgun sequence harbors:
- the LOC137243887 gene encoding activator of 90 kDa heat shock protein ATPase homolog 1 yields the protein MAKWGEGDPRWIVEERPDATNVNNWHWTEKNATPWSKERLAQLLNGLKIEKEGVECIVDTLDSCTGEATVNNRKGKLIFFYEWNLVLKWTGKLLNNSTLEHKGKITIPNLSEENEIDDVEITITIDESNDESENLKQFMYNIGRDVVRKQLALYIKELKEEYSRNLILPKKGEENAITTPKVKQPGSSITAEANLNNAKSALTSETSPRSTVGCKLEVKTLRMTEEFQCNANDLYNALTKAEMLTAFTRTPAKVDASRGGEFVLYGGSVQGKFEELVPEKKIKQTWRLKNWPSGHFSEVVIEFEESKNTTKMTLKQSGIPASEFDAMRANWHRYYWHSIKQTFGFGSNISDIF from the exons ATGGCAAAGTGGGGTGAAGGTGATCCACGTTGGATTGTTGAGGAGCGCCCTGACGCAACGAATGTCAACAATTGGCATTGGACTGAAAAAAATGCAACACCTTGGTCCAAGGAGCGCTTGGCACAATTATTGAATGGTCTTAAAATTG AGAAGGAGGGTGTCGAATGCATTGTAGACACACTTGACAGTTGTACTGGAGAAGCTACGGTTAATAATCGTAAAGGAAAACTTATATTTTTCTATGAATGGAATTTGGTGCTAAAGTGGACCGGGAAATTGTTGAATAATAGCACGCTAGAACATAAAGGTAAAATAACAATACCGAATTTATCTGAAGAGAACGAAATTGATGATGTTGAAATCACCATAACCATTGACGAATCAAATGATGAAtctgaaaatttaaaacaattcatGTATAATATTGGACGCGATGTTGTACGAAAACAATTAGCATTATATATTAAAGAGTTAAAGGAGGAATATTCACGCAATTTAATACTTCCCAAGAAGGGAGAAGAGAATGCCATAACCACACCAAAGGTGAAACAACCAGGTTCTAGTATCACTGCTGAAGCTAATCTAAATAATGCGAAATCAGCGTTGACTAGTGAAACATCGCCCAGAAGTACTGTAGGTTGTAAATTGGAAGTGAAAACATTGAGAATGACTGAGGAGTTTCAATGTAATGCAAATGACTTATATAATGCGCTTACAAAAGCTGAAATGTTAACTGCTTTCACGCGCACACCAGCCAAGGTCGATGCATCGCGCGGTGGCGA ATTTGTTTTGTATGGCGGTAGCGTGCAAGGGAAGTTCGAAGAGCTGGTACCAGAAAAGAAGATCAAACAAACTTGGCGACTGAAAAATTGGCCTTCAGGACATTTTTCTGAAGTAGTGATAGAGTTTGAAGAATCG AAAAATACCACCAAAATGACTCTGAAACAAAGTGGCATTCCTGCGTCCGAATTCGATGCTATGCGCGCAAATTGGCATCGATACTATTGGCATAGTATTAAACAAACATTTGGATTTGGTTCGAACATCtcggatattttttaa